One segment of Burkholderia multivorans ATCC BAA-247 DNA contains the following:
- the tagF gene encoding type VI secretion system-associated protein TagF produces MTQTVQAQVAYFGKIPSRGDFVKSAHNPQLLQTLDRWIAQALELLAEDPRWKIVYEDAKPMHFAFLGSRSKLAIAGHMVASHDVSMRRFPFLGATALEVDRPLAFLARSPLAFARLWSRVAAQIAPLLASEEPPGALQALGDTQVPIDIGGPGTSHDGTFNDFVEHQSLYGLQQMLLESGHPVRLRGAMLALGSLLRPVMQSGSSHIERGLTLPLPVDPFYRSLVAAFWLELIAPFVAQADFELAIFIGTIAERERLIIGFNGASAKTLLSVVDPQTYAAHNIDIDDPEWIDAHAQNDPQVSKLVSYLDQPQLSLRVAIDAFREAFIGG; encoded by the coding sequence ATGACGCAAACCGTTCAGGCGCAAGTCGCCTATTTCGGCAAGATTCCTTCGCGCGGCGATTTCGTGAAGAGCGCGCACAATCCGCAGTTGCTGCAGACGCTCGATCGCTGGATCGCGCAGGCGCTCGAACTGCTTGCGGAAGATCCGCGCTGGAAGATCGTCTACGAAGATGCGAAGCCGATGCATTTCGCGTTCCTCGGCTCGCGCAGCAAGCTGGCGATCGCGGGCCATATGGTCGCGAGCCACGACGTATCGATGCGCCGCTTCCCGTTCCTCGGCGCGACCGCGCTCGAAGTCGACCGGCCGCTCGCGTTCCTCGCGCGCAGCCCGCTCGCGTTCGCGCGGCTGTGGTCGCGCGTCGCCGCGCAGATCGCGCCGCTGCTCGCGAGCGAGGAGCCGCCCGGCGCGCTGCAGGCGCTCGGCGACACGCAGGTGCCGATCGACATCGGCGGGCCCGGCACGTCGCATGACGGCACGTTCAACGACTTCGTCGAACATCAGTCGCTGTACGGGCTGCAGCAGATGCTGCTCGAAAGCGGCCATCCCGTGCGGCTGCGCGGCGCGATGCTCGCGCTCGGCTCGCTGCTGCGGCCGGTGATGCAGAGCGGCTCGTCGCATATCGAACGGGGCCTCACGCTGCCGCTGCCCGTCGATCCGTTCTACCGCAGCCTCGTCGCCGCGTTCTGGCTCGAACTGATCGCGCCGTTCGTCGCGCAGGCCGATTTCGAGCTCGCGATCTTCATCGGTACGATCGCCGAGCGCGAACGACTGATCATCGGGTTCAACGGTGCGTCGGCGAAGACGCTGCTGAGCGTCGTCGATCCGCAAACGTACGCCGCCCACAACATCGATATCGACGATCCCGAGTGGATCGACGCTCATGCGCAAAACGATCCGCAGGTCAGCAAACTCGTCAGCTATCTCGATCAACCACAGCTGTCGCTGCGCGTCGCCATCGACGCGTTCCGCGAAGCGTTCATCGGAGGCTGA
- a CDS encoding OmpA family protein has protein sequence MQRTIHVRRMRLSRLSSFVAALLAAGLVGNGAAYAQNAGGATVTPVGNGTVAASALPANAGAGSASAAASGTLVRGTAGTLAPPPANATPGQVVVGGKVPDEATKAAVLQKLRDTYGAANVVDQIEVGDVATPPNWSANVQKLLGAQLKQISKGQLKINGTQIEMKGEVHNEAQRQQIASDMANTLNPTYTIRNGLRVSASEQGLLDQTLANRTIEFETGSATLTPQGKQILDQMAAALAKLQNRTVDIIGHTDNSGNRTSNIALSQARADAVKGYLITKGIAPQQMTTTGVGPDQPIAPNDTADGRARNRRIEFRVGQ, from the coding sequence ATGCAACGTACGATTCATGTCCGGCGTATGCGCTTGTCGCGCTTGTCGTCCTTCGTTGCCGCCCTTCTCGCTGCCGGCCTCGTCGGCAACGGTGCGGCCTACGCGCAGAACGCCGGTGGCGCGACCGTCACGCCGGTCGGCAACGGCACCGTCGCGGCGAGTGCGCTGCCCGCGAATGCCGGCGCAGGTTCGGCAAGCGCGGCCGCATCCGGCACGCTCGTGCGCGGCACGGCCGGCACGCTTGCGCCGCCGCCTGCGAATGCGACGCCCGGCCAGGTTGTGGTCGGCGGCAAGGTGCCCGACGAAGCGACCAAGGCCGCCGTGCTGCAGAAGCTGCGCGACACGTACGGCGCCGCAAACGTCGTCGATCAGATCGAGGTCGGCGACGTCGCGACGCCGCCGAACTGGAGCGCGAACGTGCAGAAGCTGCTCGGCGCGCAGCTCAAGCAGATCAGCAAGGGGCAGCTGAAGATCAACGGCACGCAGATCGAGATGAAGGGCGAGGTGCACAACGAGGCGCAGCGTCAGCAGATCGCGAGCGACATGGCCAATACGCTGAACCCGACGTATACGATCCGGAACGGGTTGCGTGTGTCGGCGTCCGAGCAGGGATTGCTCGATCAAACGCTCGCGAACCGCACGATCGAGTTCGAGACCGGCAGCGCGACGCTGACGCCGCAGGGCAAGCAGATTCTCGACCAGATGGCGGCCGCGCTCGCGAAGCTGCAGAACCGGACCGTCGACATCATCGGGCATACCGACAACTCGGGGAATCGAACGTCGAACATCGCGCTGAGCCAGGCTCGTGCGGATGCTGTGAAGGGATATCTGATCACGAAGGGAATCGCGCCGCAGCAGATGACGACGACAGGCGTCGGGCCGGATCAGCCGATTGCGCCGAACGATACGGCGGACGGGCGGGCGAGGAATCGGCGGATCGAGTTTCGGGTTGGGCAGTAG
- a CDS encoding M15 family metallopeptidase, producing MIAVALVAYFAVAVAVAALLLLPGIRATVFDSVAQFHGRLTRRANDRAARARSQIVKSARVTRTTLSDVQNLLVRRRLMIMVSAGILATPPLVAIALRGRQLFQYDDTARVPDEKIAALLQGEQLVPPPPLPPEVFATREVEQVRPALKDASRDWNLLDPDFRTRLLLVYKIMHEQYGYEMALLEGYRSPERQNRLAQMGSNVTNAAAFQSYHQFGLAADNAFLRDGKLVISEKDPWAMRGYQLYGQVAEQVGLTWGGRWKMMDLGHVEYHKPGFKLGRGS from the coding sequence TTGATTGCCGTCGCACTCGTCGCCTATTTCGCCGTTGCCGTCGCCGTTGCGGCACTGTTGCTTTTACCAGGCATCCGCGCGACGGTTTTCGATTCCGTCGCGCAATTTCACGGCCGTCTTACGCGCCGCGCGAACGATCGCGCCGCACGCGCACGAAGTCAGATTGTTAAATCGGCACGCGTCACGCGCACCACGCTGAGCGACGTGCAAAATTTACTGGTTCGGCGGCGCTTGATGATTATGGTCTCGGCGGGTATTCTTGCGACGCCGCCATTGGTCGCGATTGCGTTACGCGGCAGGCAATTGTTTCAGTACGACGACACGGCGCGCGTGCCGGACGAAAAGATCGCCGCGCTATTGCAGGGCGAGCAGCTCGTGCCGCCGCCGCCGTTGCCGCCGGAAGTCTTTGCCACGCGGGAAGTCGAGCAGGTAAGGCCGGCGCTGAAGGACGCGAGCCGCGACTGGAATCTGCTCGATCCGGATTTCCGTACGCGCTTGCTGCTGGTCTACAAGATCATGCACGAGCAGTACGGTTATGAAATGGCGCTGCTCGAGGGTTATCGAAGCCCGGAACGGCAAAACCGGCTCGCGCAGATGGGCAGCAACGTAACAAATGCGGCGGCGTTCCAGAGCTATCACCAATTCGGGCTCGCGGCCGACAATGCATTCCTGCGCGACGGCAAGCTCGTCATTTCCGAGAAAGATCCGTGGGCAATGCGCGGCTACCAGTTGTACGGACAGGTGGCCGAACAGGTCGGTCTCACGTGGGGCGGCCGATGGAAAATGATGGATCTCGGGCACGTGGAATACCATAAACCCGGTTTTAAACTGGGACGCGGCAGCTAG
- a CDS encoding DUF4123 domain-containing protein, which produces MRLAAVHRLRYASLWTDTGLEAYTDIAPYLIAFDRDTLDDENAEQHRLLRQLWLDAVDLHAVTWMWSTWSFDALDAHLRRYVQYKLPNGRAYYLFFFDNHVFDRIRRVWSDAQTRQFVAPFNEIRYRDRQLDEVVWRNDAPAVEGAMPAADAAGLSEQQHAKLIELGYPDKLVLKFRETMAAVVDHLSDAELHDLVVEQLDRAAAHGIVDEIGLLSYVVTGVQVAPRFDEHPIVKSCLEAASRGETSVDAALASIDDATWDAIRDAHERELLEAREDAA; this is translated from the coding sequence GTGCGACTCGCGGCGGTGCATCGTCTACGCTACGCGTCGCTGTGGACCGATACGGGGCTCGAAGCCTATACGGATATCGCGCCGTACCTGATCGCGTTCGATCGCGACACGCTTGACGACGAGAATGCCGAGCAGCATCGGCTGCTGCGCCAGCTGTGGCTTGATGCGGTCGATCTGCATGCGGTGACGTGGATGTGGTCGACGTGGTCGTTCGATGCGCTTGATGCGCATCTGCGCCGGTACGTGCAGTACAAATTGCCGAACGGTCGCGCGTACTACCTGTTCTTCTTCGACAACCATGTGTTCGACCGTATTCGACGGGTGTGGAGCGATGCGCAGACACGACAGTTCGTTGCGCCGTTCAACGAGATTCGGTATCGCGATCGACAGCTCGATGAGGTGGTGTGGCGCAACGATGCGCCGGCGGTCGAAGGAGCGATGCCGGCGGCCGATGCGGCGGGACTCAGCGAGCAACAGCATGCGAAGTTGATCGAGCTCGGGTATCCAGACAAGCTCGTGCTGAAGTTCAGGGAGACGATGGCGGCGGTGGTCGATCACCTGTCGGATGCGGAGCTTCACGACCTGGTTGTCGAGCAGCTTGATCGTGCGGCGGCGCACGGGATCGTCGATGAGATTGGGCTGCTCTCCTATGTCGTGACCGGCGTGCAGGTTGCGCCGCGGTTCGACGAGCATCCGATCGTGAAGTCGTGTCTTGAAGCGGCGTCACGCGGAGAAACGAGCGTCGATGCAGCGCTGGCGTCGATCGATGATGCGACTTGGGATGCGATTCGCGATGCGCATGAACGGGAGTTGCTGGAGGCGCGTGAGGATGCGGCGTAG
- a CDS encoding DUF2235 domain-containing protein → MAERIKLDPDDATPASVYMQIVNQNATMYPKSDCMPCGATIRMGFFFDAFGRNRDIDDKSSSRYSNIARLWEAHRDIEDPRRPANQFWFRFYYSGLGTPLNDDAKSNTWNNIGVAAAKLAGKKLAKGASSVAQSFARVNTPLKQADVKRRVDDVKKQFLAGDFSFRPIEKAFEDFRKDIEHIPAQARRIANVLNASPERIWERTKATGTLLWRNAKNDAKANIKGTPMKAAMAVVRGLFVGLAMENVPIVRDNAVMAEAFGTGVDTRLIAARDQFEAAYHTVKNQMPKVRLIEVSVFGADRGCVLARAFINDLAEKYKRRDDTDLAIDGVSIQIKFVGLLDAVSSIMSEEAGELIGMVPYLGLLKTSYKDRPLGIPASVQRCVHFAAAHEMRFYQRLDSLEKTRGEQFLYPGTSCDVVGGAPNGSLGFNAELMRIPLQDMLLEALKAGAAMDTMEDLYLYNAPVFQRFKLSDPIKCDGREYRIRALVNAYRALVPRKAGIDLVSHSKIFLRWIAVRYQDPEFRRTMSDPVADWKRNMADADLQRKTTKSKLDWELQRQGINMSMLASRSPADQATLRGMKAASDAAQKRYEKLLAEAPKDYTTVWERLHKESERMLYRASLQDGLRKSAERIRNTPDTWDSDNKASADAIEAAMLPEPQMELVSAWKEGIEGKHPLPPDVMALFDLLVHDTLLTSWQDHVLAPSLYFRTRDTDEFGVSDLDKEAKQRQKDDRVAARIDQAAKQSKEWARGYKGGATPSVH, encoded by the coding sequence ATGGCTGAAAGAATCAAACTGGATCCGGATGATGCAACACCGGCATCGGTGTACATGCAGATCGTCAATCAGAACGCGACCATGTACCCGAAGAGCGATTGCATGCCTTGCGGGGCGACGATCCGTATGGGTTTTTTCTTCGATGCGTTCGGGCGCAACCGAGATATAGACGATAAATCGAGTTCGCGGTATTCAAATATCGCCCGGCTTTGGGAGGCACATCGTGACATTGAGGACCCGAGGCGACCAGCGAACCAGTTCTGGTTTCGCTTTTACTATTCCGGCCTGGGTACGCCGCTGAACGACGATGCCAAATCCAACACATGGAACAACATTGGCGTAGCCGCCGCCAAACTGGCGGGCAAGAAGCTCGCCAAGGGGGCGTCGTCGGTGGCCCAATCGTTCGCGCGTGTCAATACGCCGCTCAAACAGGCCGACGTAAAAAGGCGGGTCGACGACGTGAAAAAGCAGTTTCTCGCGGGAGATTTTTCGTTTCGACCAATCGAGAAGGCATTCGAGGATTTTCGAAAGGATATTGAGCACATTCCTGCTCAGGCGCGTCGAATCGCGAATGTGCTGAATGCGTCGCCGGAGCGAATCTGGGAGCGAACCAAGGCCACTGGCACGTTGCTGTGGCGCAATGCCAAGAACGACGCCAAGGCGAACATTAAGGGAACCCCGATGAAGGCGGCCATGGCCGTTGTGCGCGGACTCTTCGTTGGCTTGGCAATGGAGAACGTACCGATCGTACGTGACAACGCTGTCATGGCCGAGGCATTCGGAACTGGCGTCGACACCCGGTTGATCGCGGCCAGGGATCAATTCGAGGCTGCATACCATACCGTCAAGAACCAGATGCCGAAGGTTCGCCTCATCGAGGTATCGGTCTTTGGGGCGGATCGGGGATGCGTGCTCGCACGTGCGTTTATCAACGATCTGGCAGAGAAATACAAACGCAGGGACGATACGGATCTTGCGATTGACGGCGTATCGATTCAGATCAAGTTTGTCGGTCTTCTCGACGCCGTTTCGTCGATCATGTCGGAGGAGGCCGGCGAACTGATCGGGATGGTGCCTTATCTTGGATTGCTAAAAACCAGCTACAAGGATCGGCCTCTCGGCATTCCGGCAAGCGTCCAGCGCTGTGTTCATTTCGCTGCTGCGCATGAGATGCGCTTCTATCAGCGTCTTGATAGTCTCGAGAAAACCCGCGGCGAGCAGTTTCTCTATCCGGGCACTAGTTGCGATGTCGTCGGTGGAGCACCGAACGGGTCCTTGGGTTTTAATGCCGAACTGATGAGGATCCCGCTGCAAGATATGTTGCTGGAAGCACTGAAGGCGGGGGCCGCTATGGACACGATGGAGGATCTGTATCTGTACAACGCACCCGTGTTCCAGCGCTTCAAGCTCTCTGATCCAATCAAATGCGATGGAAGGGAATACCGGATTAGGGCACTGGTCAACGCCTACCGCGCACTCGTCCCCCGCAAAGCCGGCATCGACCTCGTCTCCCATTCGAAAATCTTCCTGCGCTGGATTGCCGTCCGCTATCAGGACCCCGAATTCCGGCGCACGATGTCCGACCCAGTGGCGGACTGGAAGCGCAACATGGCCGACGCCGACCTGCAGCGCAAGACGACGAAGTCGAAACTCGACTGGGAACTGCAGCGCCAGGGCATCAACATGAGCATGCTGGCGAGTCGGAGCCCCGCCGATCAAGCGACGTTGCGGGGGATGAAGGCGGCGAGCGACGCGGCGCAGAAGCGTTACGAGAAGTTGCTCGCGGAGGCGCCGAAAGACTACACGACCGTGTGGGAACGTCTTCACAAGGAGTCGGAAAGGATGCTGTACCGCGCGTCCCTTCAGGACGGCTTGCGGAAATCAGCAGAACGAATCCGGAACACGCCGGACACATGGGATTCCGATAACAAGGCGAGCGCGGACGCGATCGAGGCAGCCATGCTGCCCGAACCTCAGATGGAACTAGTGTCGGCCTGGAAAGAAGGAATCGAAGGCAAGCACCCGCTTCCTCCCGACGTGATGGCACTATTCGACCTGCTCGTTCACGACACGTTGTTGACGAGTTGGCAGGATCACGTGCTCGCGCCCTCGCTGTACTTCCGCACGCGGGACACGGACGAGTTCGGGGTCTCCGATCTCGACAAGGAAGCAAAGCAACGCCAGAAAGACGATCGCGTCGCTGCTCGAATCGACCAGGCCGCCAAGCAGAGCAAGGAATGGGCGCGCGGATACAAGGGCGGCGCAACGCCTTCCGTCCATTGA
- a CDS encoding DUF3304 domain-containing protein, whose translation MRLSSLMSRTLAGCLLVVAMTACGKSEPTYTGISVIAHNYLPYNLDGFTITDAYGNKAGGGNSLPGGGGGVTCCYKLKGTEFTVKWNYVDVDQWHKGNEQTFHAEAKVTMPPAQVPEKVGDRILEVHFYPDRHIEFQFPGALMDESRIPMVDVSRWMASQYQTQLNKRYDEREDQQFRRVARVVAIAWLKYHLTDLDDLKQYAYYNLLVNNRFDSHPEIQRILQADASKPGAFAKAMQSLPKKTLSELTSGKFESVAVPSLPDGLVPPPRVEEKKHG comes from the coding sequence ATGAGATTGTCGAGTCTGATGAGTCGTACGCTGGCGGGGTGTTTGCTCGTGGTGGCAATGACTGCATGCGGAAAGTCAGAGCCGACGTATACCGGGATTTCGGTAATCGCGCACAACTATCTGCCATACAACCTGGACGGATTCACGATTACCGACGCATACGGTAACAAAGCTGGGGGGGGTAATAGCTTGCCAGGTGGCGGAGGTGGCGTGACGTGCTGCTACAAACTTAAAGGCACGGAGTTTACAGTCAAATGGAACTATGTCGACGTTGACCAGTGGCACAAGGGCAACGAACAGACGTTTCACGCGGAGGCCAAGGTGACGATGCCGCCGGCGCAGGTTCCAGAGAAGGTCGGTGATCGAATTCTCGAAGTGCACTTTTATCCAGACCGTCACATCGAGTTCCAGTTTCCTGGTGCGCTGATGGATGAGTCGCGTATCCCAATGGTCGATGTGTCGCGTTGGATGGCGAGTCAGTATCAGACGCAGTTGAACAAGCGGTACGATGAGCGCGAAGACCAGCAGTTTCGTCGTGTCGCCCGTGTGGTCGCGATTGCATGGCTGAAATACCATCTCACCGATCTCGACGATCTGAAGCAATACGCTTACTACAATCTGCTCGTCAATAATCGCTTCGACTCGCATCCGGAGATTCAGCGCATCCTGCAAGCGGACGCCAGCAAGCCGGGGGCCTTTGCGAAGGCGATGCAATCGTTGCCGAAGAAGACTCTGTCTGAATTGACGAGCGGCAAGTTCGAGTCGGTAGCGGTGCCGTCCCTACCCGATGGACTGGTTCCGCCCCCGCGCGTAGAGGAGAAAAAGCATGGCTGA
- the tssM gene encoding type VI secretion system membrane subunit TssM produces MQRILNVLTHPRTLSIVGIVALAAILFIVADMLQLPLLWAAIALAAILALWLAVALWRRWRVKRANRQLGEVLEEQAETGKIAAPAAAAVAPDAKTADLDALRTRLSDAVKTIKTSKIGQVSGGSALYELPWYIVIGNPAAGKSSAVINSGLQFPFADKNSAVIHGIGGTRNCDWFFTTEGILLDTAGRYSVHEEDRSEWLGFLGLLKRYRPKAPINGIIVTASIAELTGNRPEFAINLAKNLRQRVQELTEKLEVFAPVYVMFTKADLITGFTEFFSSSDKHEYDRVWGATLPYEPDEKRDVVALFDERFEELYEGLKEISIAQLSLSRGHQLSPGQLSFPLEFSTIKPALRAFLATLFENNPFQYKPIFRGFYFTSALQEGETSSAAAQRIAHRFGLDASALPKPHSAFSKNGFFLRDLFSKVIFADRQTVRQFASPTKTRLRYATFFGFVAALALALGGWTWSTIGNQQLVANVQADLDNVTRLQQGRNDLQSRLQAMDILEDRIEQLEQFRRDKPLSVSLGLYQGDRLEQHLLTEYYNGVRQILLNPVSQNLASFLKDVNAHPDQLVPMTRPPESGAVQASALPVSTNPAGAAQPSSSVAGALAAPQPPAAPQGGLYSDASPTNVQDAYNALKTYLMLSDKRHVEQAHLTDQLARFWRGWLETNRGNMPRDEMIKSAERMISFYLARVNDDDWPMIDANLALVDQTRENLRRVVRGMPARQRVYEEIKARASTRFAPMTVARIVGDGNQGLIAGSYAIPGTFTRDAWFDYVQPAIRDAATKELQAKDWVLNTSTQDDLTLEGSPEQIQKTLVGMYKTEYAQHWQKFMQGIAVQGFSSFGQAVDGMNRLGDPQDSPIRKILETAYEQTSWDNPSLANVAIKKAQTGVVNWVKQLFTRSQAGQVAAANIDINGNPVEVPMGPIGQEFIGLARIVATHDGTSMLKGYMDTLSKVRTRFNVIKNQGDPGPGARQLMQQTLDGNGSELADSLKFVDEQMLTGLTDSQRKALRPLLVRPLMQAFSVVIQPASVEVNKVWNAQVYQPFQSSLATKYPFAANAKVEAGAGEIAQVFGPEGSIAKFVGTTLGPLAVRRGDTLAARTWGDMGLALAPDFTNGFARWVAPLAGGAAGGAAASSEPQTVFQILPQPSTGTTEYTVAIDGQQLRYRNTPPQWTNFVWPNPQGSPGATLSATTFDGRTVQLVNEPGRYGLEKLINSAQRKRRPDGTFDLTWTQGSVSVSVTMRIISTSQPTSGGGDQPQQQSLRGLQLPSSVVDASAGAAQNAAQAGAGAPAAAPTVAAATGSNAQGAQ; encoded by the coding sequence ATGCAACGCATCCTCAACGTGTTGACTCACCCGCGTACGCTCTCGATCGTCGGGATCGTCGCGCTCGCGGCGATCCTCTTCATCGTCGCCGACATGCTGCAGCTGCCGCTGCTGTGGGCCGCGATCGCGCTCGCGGCGATCCTCGCGCTGTGGCTCGCGGTCGCGCTCTGGCGGCGCTGGCGCGTGAAGCGCGCGAACCGGCAGCTCGGCGAGGTGCTCGAAGAACAGGCCGAAACCGGCAAGATCGCGGCGCCCGCCGCGGCGGCCGTCGCGCCCGACGCGAAGACGGCCGACCTCGACGCGCTGCGCACGCGCCTGTCCGATGCGGTGAAGACGATCAAGACCTCGAAGATCGGCCAGGTATCGGGCGGCTCAGCGCTGTACGAACTGCCGTGGTACATCGTGATCGGCAACCCCGCGGCCGGCAAGAGCAGCGCGGTGATCAACTCGGGGCTGCAGTTCCCGTTCGCCGACAAGAACAGCGCCGTGATCCACGGCATCGGCGGCACGCGCAACTGCGACTGGTTCTTCACGACCGAAGGGATCCTGCTCGACACCGCGGGCCGCTACTCGGTTCACGAGGAAGACCGCAGCGAATGGCTCGGCTTCCTCGGCCTGCTGAAACGCTACCGGCCGAAGGCGCCGATCAACGGCATCATCGTGACCGCGAGCATTGCCGAACTCACCGGCAACCGCCCCGAATTCGCGATCAATCTCGCGAAGAACCTCCGCCAGCGCGTTCAGGAACTGACGGAAAAGCTCGAAGTGTTCGCGCCGGTCTACGTGATGTTCACGAAGGCCGACCTCATCACCGGCTTCACCGAATTCTTCAGCAGCAGCGACAAGCACGAGTACGACCGCGTGTGGGGTGCGACGCTGCCGTACGAACCGGACGAGAAGCGCGACGTCGTCGCGCTGTTCGACGAGCGCTTCGAGGAGCTCTACGAAGGGCTGAAGGAAATCAGCATCGCGCAGCTGTCGCTGTCGCGCGGCCATCAGCTGTCGCCGGGCCAACTGAGCTTCCCGCTCGAGTTCTCGACGATCAAGCCGGCGCTGCGCGCGTTCCTCGCGACGCTGTTCGAGAACAACCCGTTCCAGTACAAGCCGATCTTCCGCGGCTTCTACTTCACGAGCGCGCTGCAGGAAGGCGAAACCAGCAGCGCGGCCGCGCAGCGCATCGCACACCGCTTCGGCCTCGACGCGAGCGCGCTGCCGAAGCCGCACAGCGCGTTCTCGAAGAACGGCTTCTTCCTGCGCGACCTGTTCTCGAAGGTGATCTTCGCCGACCGCCAGACCGTGCGCCAGTTCGCGAGCCCGACCAAGACGCGGCTGCGCTACGCGACCTTCTTCGGCTTCGTCGCGGCGCTCGCGCTGGCGCTCGGCGGCTGGACGTGGTCGACGATCGGCAACCAGCAGCTCGTCGCGAACGTGCAGGCCGATCTCGACAACGTCACGCGCCTGCAGCAGGGCCGCAACGATCTGCAGTCGCGGCTGCAGGCGATGGACATCCTCGAGGACCGCATCGAGCAGCTCGAACAGTTCCGCCGCGACAAGCCGCTGTCGGTGTCGCTCGGCCTGTATCAGGGCGATCGTCTCGAACAGCACTTGCTGACCGAGTACTACAACGGCGTGCGCCAGATCCTGCTGAACCCGGTTTCGCAGAACCTCGCATCGTTCCTGAAGGACGTGAACGCACACCCCGACCAGCTCGTGCCGATGACGCGGCCGCCCGAATCGGGCGCCGTGCAGGCGAGCGCGCTGCCGGTATCGACGAATCCGGCGGGCGCCGCGCAACCGTCGTCGTCCGTCGCGGGCGCGCTCGCCGCGCCGCAACCGCCGGCCGCGCCGCAAGGCGGTCTGTACAGCGACGCGTCGCCGACCAACGTGCAGGACGCGTACAACGCGCTGAAGACCTACCTGATGCTGTCCGACAAGCGTCACGTCGAACAAGCGCACCTGACCGACCAGCTCGCGCGCTTCTGGCGCGGCTGGCTCGAGACGAATCGCGGCAACATGCCGCGCGACGAGATGATCAAGAGCGCCGAGCGCATGATCTCGTTCTATCTCGCGCGCGTGAACGACGACGACTGGCCGATGATCGACGCGAACCTCGCGCTCGTCGACCAGACGCGCGAGAACCTGCGTCGCGTGGTGCGCGGCATGCCGGCCCGCCAGCGCGTGTACGAGGAAATCAAGGCACGCGCGTCGACGCGCTTCGCGCCGATGACCGTCGCGCGCATCGTCGGCGACGGCAACCAGGGGCTGATTGCCGGCAGCTACGCGATCCCGGGCACGTTCACGCGCGACGCGTGGTTCGACTACGTGCAGCCTGCGATCCGCGACGCGGCGACCAAGGAGCTGCAGGCGAAGGACTGGGTGCTCAATACGTCGACGCAGGACGACCTCACGCTCGAGGGCAGTCCCGAGCAGATCCAGAAGACGCTGGTCGGGATGTACAAGACCGAGTACGCGCAGCACTGGCAGAAGTTCATGCAGGGCATCGCGGTGCAAGGCTTCAGCAGCTTCGGCCAGGCCGTCGACGGCATGAATCGCCTCGGCGACCCGCAGGACTCGCCGATCCGCAAGATCCTCGAGACCGCGTATGAGCAGACCTCGTGGGACAACCCGTCGCTGGCGAACGTCGCGATCAAGAAGGCGCAGACCGGCGTGGTGAACTGGGTCAAGCAGTTGTTCACGCGCTCGCAGGCCGGCCAGGTTGCGGCCGCCAACATCGACATCAACGGCAATCCGGTCGAGGTGCCGATGGGCCCGATCGGCCAGGAGTTCATCGGCCTCGCGCGAATCGTCGCGACGCACGACGGCACGTCGATGCTGAAGGGCTACATGGACACGCTGTCGAAGGTGCGCACGCGCTTCAACGTGATCAAGAACCAGGGCGATCCTGGGCCCGGCGCGCGCCAGCTGATGCAGCAGACGCTCGACGGCAACGGCTCGGAGCTCGCCGATTCGCTGAAGTTCGTCGACGAGCAGATGCTGACCGGCCTCACCGATTCGCAACGCAAGGCGCTGCGCCCGCTGCTCGTGCGTCCGCTGATGCAGGCGTTCTCGGTCGTGATTCAGCCGGCCAGCGTCGAGGTCAACAAGGTGTGGAACGCGCAGGTCTATCAGCCGTTCCAGAGCTCGCTCGCGACCAAGTATCCGTTCGCGGCGAACGCGAAGGTCGAGGCCGGCGCCGGCGAAATCGCGCAGGTGTTCGGTCCGGAGGGCTCGATCGCGAAGTTCGTCGGCACGACGCTCGGGCCGCTCGCCGTCCGCCGCGGCGATACGCTCGCCGCGCGTACGTGGGGCGACATGGGCCTCGCGCTCGCGCCGGACTTCACGAACGGCTTCGCGCGCTGGGTCGCACCGCTCGCGGGCGGCGCGGCCGGCGGTGCCGCCGCGTCGTCGGAACCGCAGACCGTGTTCCAGATCCTGCCGCAGCCGAGCACCGGCACGACCGAATACACGGTCGCGATCGACGGCCAGCAGCTGCGCTACCGCAACACGCCGCCGCAGTGGACCAACTTCGTGTGGCCGAACCCGCAGGGCTCGCCGGGCGCGACGCTGTCGGCGACGACGTTCGACGGGCGCACCGTGCAGCTCGTCAACGAGCCCGGCCGCTACGGTCTCGAGAAACTGATCAACTCCGCGCAGCGCAAGCGCCGGCCGGACGGCACGTTCGACCTCACGTGGACGCAGGGCAGCGTGAGCGTGTCGGTGACGATGCGCATCATCAGCACGTCGCAGCCGACAAGCGGCGGCGGCGACCAGCCGCAGCAGCAGAGCCTGCGCGGGCTCCAACTGCCGTCGTCGGTCGTCGACGCGAGCGCGGGCGCCGCACAGAACGCGGCCCAGGCCGGCGCCGGCGCGCCGGCCGCCGCGCCGACCGTCGCGGCCGCTACCGGTTCGAATGCACAGGGGGCGCAATGA